In a genomic window of Limibacter armeniacum:
- a CDS encoding sulfatase family protein, producing MKTFLLIELLFIVCALYTGCFGQKVESDINKRPNIIFIMSDDHAQRAISAYDSTLIQTPNIDRIANEGALFTNSFVTNSICAPSRAVMLTGKFSHVNGKKDNLDTFDGSQQTFPKILQENGYTTAVIGKWHLKSTPQGFDYYDILIGQGEYYQPRFVSERDTTVVEGYVTDIITDKAIEFIEGRKQGEPFCLLYHHKAPHRPWMPNVKDLGMYNNVDLPIPASFLDEYDGRIAAKEADMRIDDMYLSFDLKLHKRSYKEETGTGGNANFKPERNWEATYARLTPEQKRLWDAHYDTINDNFKQANLSDKALSKWKLQRYLKDYLRCIKSVDDNICRLLEYLDATGLAKNTIVVYTSDQGFYLGEHGWFDKRFMYEQSMRTPLMVRYPNRIEAGTKVDKLVQNIDYAPTLLEYAGVDVPIDMQGLSLTKVVAGKPIKDWRKELYYHYYEYPDGWHSVKKHYGVRSDRYKLIHFYDDVDSWELYDLLKDPDEINNLFNDRKYKRTQAQMMSALRRLQQQYGDTITVNN from the coding sequence ATGAAAACATTTTTACTAATCGAACTGCTCTTTATTGTGTGTGCTTTATATACTGGCTGTTTTGGTCAGAAGGTAGAGAGTGACATAAATAAGCGCCCTAATATCATTTTTATAATGTCTGATGATCATGCCCAAAGGGCGATCAGTGCTTATGACAGTACTTTGATTCAGACGCCCAATATTGACAGGATTGCTAACGAAGGGGCTTTATTTACGAATAGTTTTGTAACCAACTCGATATGTGCCCCAAGTAGAGCCGTAATGCTGACAGGAAAGTTCAGCCATGTCAATGGTAAAAAAGATAATTTGGACACATTTGACGGTTCTCAACAGACCTTTCCTAAAATTCTGCAAGAGAATGGATATACAACTGCTGTAATTGGCAAGTGGCATCTGAAAAGCACGCCTCAGGGATTTGACTATTATGATATCTTAATTGGTCAGGGAGAGTATTACCAGCCAAGATTTGTATCGGAGCGAGATACAACAGTTGTAGAAGGGTACGTGACTGATATTATTACAGACAAAGCAATTGAGTTTATAGAAGGTAGAAAACAGGGTGAACCTTTCTGTTTGCTATATCATCATAAGGCACCTCACAGACCCTGGATGCCGAATGTCAAGGATCTTGGTATGTACAACAATGTGGATTTACCAATTCCTGCATCATTCTTAGACGAATATGATGGACGTATAGCGGCAAAAGAGGCAGATATGAGAATTGATGATATGTACCTGTCATTTGACTTGAAGTTGCATAAGAGAAGTTACAAAGAGGAAACAGGTACAGGAGGAAATGCCAACTTCAAGCCTGAAAGGAATTGGGAAGCTACATACGCAAGGCTGACACCTGAACAGAAAAGATTGTGGGATGCACATTATGATACCATCAATGATAATTTCAAACAGGCAAACCTGAGTGATAAGGCATTATCGAAATGGAAGCTTCAACGCTATTTAAAGGATTATTTGCGTTGTATCAAATCTGTGGATGATAATATATGTCGACTGCTTGAGTACCTTGATGCTACAGGCTTAGCAAAAAATACAATCGTCGTCTATACCTCAGATCAGGGATTTTATTTGGGAGAGCATGGCTGGTTTGATAAGCGATTTATGTATGAGCAGTCCATGAGAACACCCCTTATGGTAAGGTATCCAAACAGAATTGAGGCTGGAACAAAGGTGGATAAGCTAGTACAAAATATAGACTATGCACCTACTTTATTGGAATATGCCGGAGTAGATGTTCCAATAGATATGCAAGGTTTATCCTTAACGAAAGTGGTCGCAGGAAAACCAATTAAAGATTGGCGTAAAGAACTTTACTATCACTACTATGAGTACCCAGATGGGTGGCATAGTGTCAAAAAACATTATGGAGTAAGAAGTGACAGGTATAAGCTGATCCACTTTTATGATGATGTAGACAGCTGGGAGTTGTATGATCTGCTTAAAGATCCTGATGAGATAAACAACCTGTTTAATGATAGAAAATATAAACGCACTCAGGCTCAGATGATGTCAGCCCTCAGGAGGTTGCAACAACAATATGGAGATACTATTACAGTAAACAATTAG
- a CDS encoding replication initiation protein — protein MKSDNNKTIEVDIENRVVKKSNRLVNAQDTRPMTAIERKLILFSITEAKSENKGRYHSEFTVQEFFGRKNIGKQQYDSIRKAAETLMQTQIRMDVGDVDSGNHKMDLINLFERFKADQQSGKVRVEFTQTISQHIQKVKSNYTTYLYHNVSKLRSDFAIRIYELLSQGLGKYPHRDFSLDELKGKLGIMGVTSYENFANLKRRVLEPACKEITEKSDIEASWKVLKKSGRKVTHVRFFMKDMKTEAGKVETDIPMELSEQLMKQIAGMRDLGLSEEQIRAATGLEILPDNQGSTSSEETPKPKQPKDGQLSLAMQPNTGNRTIQQKQKRLLDILQEYGLTKKQATFVLQKVGISKESGIWPLLNDFKMGVKDGSIKVPKSYLLKLLNEKYGLSLL, from the coding sequence ATGAAAAGCGATAATAATAAAACAATAGAGGTAGATATAGAAAATAGGGTAGTCAAGAAGTCTAATAGGCTTGTGAATGCACAAGACACTAGACCTATGACGGCTATTGAAAGAAAGTTGATCTTATTTTCCATTACTGAAGCCAAGAGTGAAAACAAAGGGAGATACCACTCTGAGTTTACTGTACAGGAGTTTTTTGGGAGAAAGAATATTGGAAAGCAGCAGTATGATAGTATAAGAAAGGCTGCTGAAACCCTGATGCAGACACAGATAAGGATGGATGTGGGCGATGTAGATAGCGGAAACCACAAAATGGACCTAATTAACCTCTTTGAACGATTTAAAGCAGATCAACAGAGTGGAAAGGTAAGAGTGGAGTTTACCCAAACGATCAGTCAGCATATCCAAAAGGTAAAAAGTAACTATACAACATACCTTTATCATAATGTATCAAAATTAAGGTCTGATTTTGCTATTAGGATCTATGAGTTGCTATCTCAGGGCTTAGGCAAATATCCACACAGGGACTTTTCTCTTGATGAGCTAAAAGGGAAGCTGGGGATTATGGGGGTGACATCCTATGAGAACTTTGCAAACCTTAAACGTCGGGTCTTGGAGCCTGCCTGTAAGGAGATTACAGAGAAATCTGATATTGAAGCAAGTTGGAAGGTATTGAAGAAATCTGGTAGAAAGGTCACGCACGTTCGGTTTTTTATGAAAGATATGAAAACCGAAGCAGGCAAAGTGGAGACGGATATTCCTATGGAGCTGAGTGAGCAACTTATGAAGCAGATTGCTGGAATGAGAGACCTTGGCTTAAGTGAGGAGCAAATTAGGGCCGCTACTGGCCTTGAGATACTACCTGATAATCAAGGCTCTACATCATCAGAAGAAACCCCGAAACCTAAACAGCCAAAAGACGGACAATTATCTTTGGCAATGCAGCCTAATACTGGAAACCGAACCATTCAACAGAAGCAGAAGCGTTTACTGGATATTTTGCAGGAGTACGGTTTGACGAAGAAACAGGCTACATTTGTATTGCAGAAAGTAGGTATTTCGAAAGAGTCTGGCATTTGGCCTTTACTAAATGATTTCAAGATGGGAGTAAAGGATGGTAGTATCAAAGTACCTAAAAGTTATCTGCTCAAACTACTGAATGAGAAATATGGGCTGTCCTTACTGTGA
- a CDS encoding ParA family protein, translating into MTNFDVIDFLKKNPALSLSALEKAADLPSSLLSKVLNGNRVLKLDHIERLAPVLARYGYKEITGGRVISVANNKGGVGKTTTACNLGKALSMLGKKVLLLDMDPQGNLSQGLGIEHPEVQLLNSIMQEDNLPIEEVILEIEENLHICPSDLRLDKATLELQQKPISGFKRLREVISTVRNQYDYIVIDCPPSLGMLTGTSLVASNSVLLTVQPEPYSVTGLENMFNLLEDARDLNPDLQVEGILFTLVNKKTVVHKHYMDDLKDTLSHVRVFDSMIRNNISVVEAVAAKMDIFSYDNRANAAEDYMELAKEISNG; encoded by the coding sequence ATGACAAACTTTGATGTAATTGATTTTTTAAAGAAAAACCCTGCACTTTCTCTTTCTGCTTTGGAAAAGGCTGCTGATCTTCCAAGCTCTTTGCTGTCAAAAGTACTTAACGGTAACAGAGTCCTTAAGCTGGATCATATTGAAAGATTAGCCCCTGTTTTAGCCAGATATGGATATAAAGAGATTACAGGAGGTAGAGTAATTTCAGTAGCCAATAACAAAGGTGGAGTTGGTAAAACAACAACTGCTTGTAACCTTGGCAAAGCCCTAAGCATGTTAGGCAAAAAGGTACTTTTGTTGGATATGGACCCTCAGGGTAACCTATCTCAAGGCTTGGGTATTGAACATCCTGAAGTTCAGCTGCTGAATAGCATCATGCAGGAAGATAATTTACCGATTGAAGAAGTAATCTTAGAAATTGAAGAAAACCTTCATATTTGTCCTTCTGATTTGCGTCTTGACAAGGCCACATTAGAGCTTCAACAAAAGCCAATTTCTGGCTTTAAAAGGTTAAGAGAAGTAATATCCACTGTCCGAAATCAATATGACTATATCGTTATTGATTGTCCTCCTTCATTGGGTATGTTGACAGGTACATCTTTGGTGGCATCAAACAGTGTTCTTTTGACTGTTCAGCCTGAGCCTTATTCTGTAACAGGCCTAGAAAATATGTTTAACCTGCTTGAAGATGCCAGAGACCTTAATCCTGATTTGCAGGTTGAAGGTATTCTGTTCACACTTGTCAATAAAAAGACGGTAGTACACAAGCATTATATGGATGATTTGAAGGATACACTTTCTCATGTACGTGTATTTGATTCGATGATACGTAACAATATATCTGTAGTAGAAGCAGTAGCGGCAAAAATGGATATATTCTCGTATGACAATAGAGCTAATGCTGCGGAAGATTATATGGAACTAGCAAAAGAAATATCAAATGGCTAA
- a CDS encoding ParB N-terminal domain-containing protein codes for MAKKFLKQGGTGVKDKFGSRSALADQMKDVVRENIKILPELQKFIRPLNEQEYNLLKLGISKDGCKEPLKLWRQGDDYIIVDGHHRYQICSELGVEFKYELLELADISAVKQYMIRLQMGRRNLTAQEVSYFRGVQYNLLKDGHGGGRVVGGNKKTSEILAEEFHVGEKTIRRDAVIATGVDSLPEDERILYLSGESYLKKQDVEYIGKMQPEDLDVLLSVLREGGSVEAYEASKQQETFEEDTVETSNPVDDNVLNAWQKFELKAEKEVNKLIKSNDQEQINSAIERFSSLLEKLKSMQ; via the coding sequence ATGGCTAAGAAATTTTTGAAGCAAGGAGGAACTGGCGTAAAGGATAAATTCGGTAGCCGTTCAGCCTTGGCTGATCAGATGAAAGATGTAGTAAGGGAAAATATCAAGATCTTACCTGAACTACAGAAATTTATTCGCCCATTAAATGAACAAGAATATAACCTTCTGAAACTAGGTATTAGTAAAGATGGTTGTAAAGAGCCTCTAAAATTGTGGAGACAAGGTGATGACTATATCATTGTTGATGGTCACCACAGATACCAGATTTGTTCAGAATTAGGTGTTGAATTCAAGTATGAACTGTTAGAGTTAGCCGATATCAGTGCTGTCAAACAGTATATGATCCGTTTGCAGATGGGGCGCAGAAACCTTACTGCACAGGAAGTTTCATACTTCAGAGGAGTTCAGTATAACTTGCTAAAAGATGGCCATGGTGGTGGAAGAGTTGTTGGTGGGAATAAGAAAACATCTGAAATTTTAGCAGAAGAATTCCATGTAGGTGAGAAAACAATCAGAAGGGATGCTGTTATAGCGACTGGAGTAGATTCACTTCCGGAAGATGAAAGAATACTTTACCTTTCAGGTGAGTCTTATCTAAAAAAACAGGATGTGGAATATATCGGTAAGATGCAACCTGAAGATTTGGATGTATTACTTTCTGTATTGAGAGAAGGAGGTAGTGTAGAAGCGTATGAGGCTTCAAAGCAGCAGGAAACTTTTGAGGAAGATACTGTGGAAACTTCAAATCCAGTTGATGATAATGTATTGAATGCCTGGCAAAAGTTTGAGTTAAAAGCTGAAAAAGAAGTCAACAAGCTTATCAAAAGTAATGATCAAGAGCAGATCAATTCTGCAATAGAACGATTTAGTAGTCTTTTGGAGAAGCTAAAATCAATGCAATAG
- a CDS encoding OsmC family protein, with product MNREHKYSSNIQWTGNKGEGTLNYSAFERSYTISTENKPDILGSSDPSFKGDNTKYNPEELLLTSIAACHMLWYLHLCSEAGVVVVNYVDHPTGTMVETIGGSGHFSEVILNPIVKVSKYSMIEKANELHKKANELCFIANSVNFKVAHQPTCIIE from the coding sequence ATGAATAGGGAACACAAATACTCATCCAATATTCAATGGACAGGTAACAAAGGAGAAGGCACATTAAATTATAGTGCATTTGAGAGAAGTTACACGATTTCAACAGAAAATAAACCAGACATTTTAGGTTCTTCCGATCCGTCTTTTAAAGGAGATAATACAAAATATAACCCAGAAGAATTACTGCTAACCTCAATAGCTGCCTGTCATATGCTTTGGTATTTGCATTTATGTTCAGAAGCAGGAGTCGTTGTCGTGAATTACGTAGATCATCCTACAGGCACTATGGTCGAAACAATAGGTGGAAGTGGGCATTTTTCAGAAGTGATTCTTAATCCAATCGTGAAAGTAAGTAAATACTCAATGATTGAAAAAGCTAACGAATTGCATAAGAAAGCAAATGAGCTATGTTTCATTGCCAATTCAGTAAACTTTAAAGTAGCACATCAGCCTACTTGTATCATTGAATAA